A window of Dysidea avara chromosome 1, odDysAvar1.4, whole genome shotgun sequence genomic DNA:
gttcggacgaacccccttttcagagttaagttttttaaatcgtgatactggttaactagaactgaattaacttacacaaatccactgaaatgggtagctacaggtcttcaggcagaggaattcaagtacctctactcgctattgcgaatgaatttataagaatacacatgtttacacgtgtacacgtgtacacggccccagacccccgctgtggagattctatacttagggcagaaccccccttttggaaatcctgcctacgcccctgtttGAGATAAGAAAGTCACTCTTAGGCCTCCGGGAATTATgcgggaataattttgggaattttGAAGTTCCTTAGTATTCCAGAATTATTCCAGAATAATGGGGAATAATTGGAGAATAATCGAGCATAAAACGAGAATAATCCAGTATTTGTTTCAACACTGACTTTGTTTATCTGCAGGATTTCTCTTCCAATCTACATGTTCATAAGGACGATGCCTGAATGATCCCCTGGCTACAATTCAGAGTAGATCACGTGCATATTATTGCACCAATATATTAGAGTTGTGAATTGTGTGAAATTCTATGGCGACTACACGAGGTGATCCTACTGCAGTAAGCACTAGTACTGTGATAGATGCGCTGAATGGTGACGAAGAATCGTCAGGAGCGAGTGAATCTGAATATGAGAATGCCAGTGACGCTAATTCGAGCAGGATGGAGGACACGACAGAGCAAGGAATGGACCAAGGGATAGAGAGTGAGCAAGGAAGCGAACTTGCGTCTAGTAGTTCATCCTCTGTGCCTAGTTTGTTAAGCGTTCTTCGGGCTCCTCGGTTATCTGATCTAACAAGAAAGAGAAAGACACAAACTAATTACGGAAAACGTAAAAAAACTTGTACTTCTTCATCTGCTAGTTCAGACCCAAAGGGTGTTAAGCCCCAGGATCGAGTAAAGAAATTTCCTGATGAGCAGCTAAGTGTTTCTGCAGGTAAATTGTTCTGCAAAGCCTGCAGAGAAGAGTTGAGTTTGAAGAGTTCTAGTCTTTCAAACCATTTGAAGTCCCAAAAGCATAAAGATGGTAAGAGAAGGCTACAAAAGAAAGAGGCTACTGAACAAGATATTGCAAAGAAATTGGTGAGTTACAATAAAGAAACTCATGCTGTCGGAGAAACTCTAACAGAAAACACTCAAGTTTTTCGTGTCAAGGTTGTCTCAACTTTTCTCCGTGCTGGTATTCCTCTGAATAAGTTGGATATATTTAGAGAACTGTTTGAAGAGAATGGTTATCGACTTACTGACAAACGCAACATGTTTGATTTAATTCCTTTCATTCAAAAACATGAAACTGATGTCATTTCTGAGGAAATTAAAGGAAAGGATGTCTCCGTTGTGTTTGATGGCACTACCCGTTTGGGTGAAGCGTTAGCTATTGTACTTCGTTATGTCGATGATGGATGGAATATTAATCAGAGGCTGGTTCGTCTACAAGTTGTGGTAAAGAGTTTGACTGGTGAAGAGCTTGCAAGAGAGTTAATATCTGTGTTGTCAGTTCAATACAGCATCGGAACACAGCAGTTACTGGCTGCCATGAAAGATCGTGCATCTGTTAATGAAACAGCTCTTCGAACATTGAAAATTATTTATCCCAGTCTTCTAAGTGTTGGTTGCTTTTCACACACTATTGACCGTGTTGGGGAACACTTTTCAACTCCAAACCTATCTGAATTCATAACATCCTGGGTAAGTTTATTTTCTCACAGTCCAAAGACCAGAATTTTGTGGCGTGATCAAACAGGGAAGGCAATGGCCACCTACAGTGCAACTCGGTGGTGGAGCCGCTGGGAAGTTATCGAACAAGTTTCT
This region includes:
- the LOC136256474 gene encoding uncharacterized protein; amino-acid sequence: MATTRGDPTAVSTSTVIDALNGDEESSGASESEYENASDANSSRMEDTTEQGMDQGIESEQGSELASSSSSSVPSLLSVLRAPRLSDLTRKRKTQTNYGKRKKTCTSSSASSDPKGVKPQDRVKKFPDEQLSVSAGKLFCKACREELSLKSSSLSNHLKSQKHKDGKRRLQKKEATEQDIAKKLVSYNKETHAVGETLTENTQVFRVKVVSTFLRAGIPLNKLDIFRELFEENGYRLTDKRNMFDLIPFIQKHETDVISEEIKGKDVSVVFDGTTRLGEALAIVLRYVDDGWNINQRLVRLQVVVKSLTGEELARELISVLSVQYSIGTQQLLAAMKDRASVNETALRTLKIIYPSLLSVGCFSHTIDRVGEHFSTPNLSEFITSWVSLFSHSPKTRILWRDQTGKAMATYSATRWWSRWEVIEQVSVQFGDVFPFLRRDDLGSTATTAKLITHFTDPQRKALLEVELAAIIDWGRPFVKATYSLEGDGPLALDCYEKIETVKAAINTAHTPNLEAVARRLSSSADKCLLQRVFPTSRSRGSTSASQSLQQRIVHYGYTCVQPGLDYFEKHFNSNLDTLMAFKAARLFSPPKLNDLQPNADAVNGLKHFPFLNSKPILDGLKEELPSYLAKVVDIDTNIDVLQWWKQNESVLPCWAAAARKILLVQPSSAASERVFSLLKSSFNPQQQSSLVDYIEASLMLQYNARCTS